A window of Benincasa hispida cultivar B227 chromosome 9, ASM972705v1, whole genome shotgun sequence genomic DNA:
TCATTTTTTCAAGTTTCTTTtagatttaaaaggaaaaacaagaaaaaaaacaagtagaaattatatatataacttaatagtttttgaaaaaatagacACTACAAGAAAATACCCCTTTTTCGACACTTAAAATCGTCGGAAAAtggtaagaaaaaaaatggatcgGAAGATCCCCGTCATTGGGAGTTTGGTCGGGATATACCTGTCGTGAGAACATCTTTCGACACGACAATATAGAACGTCAAGAGTTAACATATCTACCGATGCTTGATTACAGCGTCGGTAGTTTGAAACTCCCGACAGATGTATAGACATCATCAAGAGTACATGAACTAAGCTATCGAGAGTTCAATTCAGAAAATGAGTTTCGTCgggaaatagtcatttttttattttattttttttaatttgatctgaataacctaaaatttataacatcattaagaaaataaaaaaaatattcacataaggaacaaaaacaaataaacaaaattgatagtattctttattatacaaaagagagaaaagttgggAAAAtgatctacaaaagaaagatGTCTTGTATAATACATAGAAGAAAAAACTCACAACATCATTTCCAAACAGCATCTCCAACAACATTTTCAACATCATCTCCAAACAGCatcctacaaaacaaataaaaatcataAGGTGAATCCtacaatcctacaaaacaaataaaattgtaTAATCCTACAATcctataaaacaaagaaaatcctacaatcctacaaaacaaagaaaatcaacataCTTTTAAAACTACATATTTTCAACCTTAAacctccacaaacacacaaaaaccacaagttgaactccaaaagaAAGATACTTAACCCAccccacacaacattcaaacttcataaacctccacaaacacacacaaaaactccacaaacacacaaaaattcCGCAGAACACATTAAAATCCAAttgtttggctaccataactaTAGGATAGCCAGCAATTCATTAtcataaaactaataataagATATAACTAttttgctaccataactgtaGGATAGCAACGTATTAGCCAATTAGATAATGAAataatcatacctaatttgatggtccttctctctgtgatcgtatcatatcttcaatcatttttttcatttattccaTTTTTCTTGCATGATCCTCTCTCATTTGTTGTTGaacgtcttcaagttccttaatcttCGATTGAGACTGTTCAATATTAGCTTTTAGTTCTCTCACCTTCTTATCATGCActtcttgagtagatgacgAACTCAATGAACTGCTACCCCTCCTTGACTTAGGTTTAGGGCCCCAACCTAGACCTTTTACTAAACAAAATATGGGGTTATGAAAATCATGCtcaacaagcaaacaaaacaaaactcattaattaatattgaaaCAAATCCCAATAGAAAGCCACAAACACCTTATCAACAAAAATATAGCAAAAGAAATTGGGGGAAGGGTCAAAAGCACAATCATCTTTTGCCAATATATCCtacctatatatatatccatCTAAACCAATATGTCCTACCATAACCAATATTCCTATTCCAAGATTACTTTTGAAACCTTTATAAAAGACCAAGGGTAATTTTACAACTTCTGAAAGATGCAGTAGTTTGAAACAAAGAGCAAAgttcatgttttcttttcttttttggtaaTTGAGCCAAACTTAAAATACCTTGCTTCCAATTATCTAAAAATACATTGTTTTGTGTATCTCATCTTATAAATTACTTGAAGATTATAAATAGACTATAGAAATGGAACAAATAAGAGCTAACATTATAAATAGACTATGGTCAATTATAAATAGACTATGAACAAATAAGAAATGGAAATGAAACAAATAAGAACAAATGAGATTATAAATAGACTATAGTCAATTCTTCTTTCTAAAAGCTAACATAAAATTACTCAATTCTTCTTGACTAATataaaattactcaaattttaaacaaattacaGCCTATCCAAGAGAGACGGACGAGTCCTTCAATTTAAAATTGTAGAATCAAAGTTTTACTCACGAAAAGAGACGAACAACGAAGTAGCTGACAAATAATGAAGCAGCTGAGAACGAACGGACGATGGACAACAAACCGACGGCAGATGACAGAGTAGCTGACGAATGGACAAGCTGCCTTCGATTTGGGATTTTCATGTTTGTGTgttagggttagaagaaagaagaaagcatATCTGAAAGTGGTGGTGCGATTTGGGGGTTTTGAAAAGGAACTCTCGATGGGCTACCGTAACCAACAAGAGTTTTTACCCAACTCTCGACGAATTAAATAAATCGTCAGAGTTTCTTCCTCAAGATTATCCCTTCCTTCCCATCTCCAGATGGGCATGGTGAGGCATCAGGAGTGCTTTCAAAACTCCCACATGAATAATCCATTATGAGTTCCTTCATGGAGAATGGCCTGCCATTCTCATCTCCCAATGCCTGCTTTTGATGCGTCAAGAGTTCTTACCAACTACTGACGAGTCATTTACAACGTCGGGAGTTATTGAGCACTTCCGACAGCACCCTTACGTAGTCGAGAGAGATCCTCTCTCCCGATGATGTATCTCCCGACGGTCGTTTTACGGGTCGGAAAAGTCTCTTTTTCTTATAGTGAGATTATTAAATGGAatctataatatattatttctataaacatatttttttatcattaacATATGGATCATacgaaaattaataaatatggaGGTTGAACatgtatttctttttttgtagtttttcctttcttttggacCATTCCATTCATgccaaactttaaaaaaatgattgcTTGTACCAAACTCATTTGACTTTGATGCCTTTATATATTTATGAGGGTCAGTCATAGATTAAAATATAAAGTAAGATCAATAATTTACTGACGTTCATATCTGATAAAATTCGAGTAATTCTAGTTAAACGGCAAACTAAACTATGGTTGTTTTAGttacatatattttaaaattttgtaggctatttgatatttatatgttgaataattataaaccttattttcaatattataaaattttatgcaaaagatagtttttttttttttttaatgactaCAATTAATTGGTTATAAGAATAAATTCAAGTGTTGTGATAATCTAAAATATAGCCCAGAATTAGTGAAATTGAtgttttaatgaaaatatataCACACGTAATGTTTATCCACAagtataagttatttttctaaacaaaaaaatagaaatttcaaATGAGATTATTGaagtcaaaataatttaaaaacggacataaacaaaaacaactcaAAATTCCACCTTGTGGAACAAGGAAAAATATATAAGTATTCTATCCTCTGATCATAACCCAGTTTCCACGAAAAATTCAATCCATCAAAATCAATCTCTACCCTTAAATTTGATCAAatgtattctattttattctaaACTTTTAAGTTTATCTAATTAACTCTATCTTTTATGGTAAAATAGCTTCATTTTAGCTGATAATTCTTCCTTCACTATCTCTATAGGTGCTATATGTTAATGATGTGTCAACCTAATTAAAATATATCCTATTGTGTTTACTGATTTCTAATCTTCtagttttttttgttcaaatatatatataactctaTTATTCCAATGAAATTATATCTTCACAGAAACTACTATTTATTAACTTCTACAAATTTATAAATCTAAAAGATATTCATGTAGGTCAATAGGTATACAGAACATGTTAACTAGATTGATACATCTAAAAGATATATATACTTAAACGTTATTATTTCCTTGAAATTATACTATTAATTTCATAATCGccatattttataattcattgAGCATAATATATACACATGAGAATACTTTCCGTTTCTTAAAGTCActaatcaaaatgaaaaccctTATCTTAAAATGCATACTAACACACATCATATTTAAGATGcaattgtgtatatatatacatctatttataaacataattttGTGTATTTGCATATAAATATGTATAAATGTATGTATAGGTCAAAAACTTCAACTTATAGctaaaagtaaatttaattatatatcatcgaACACTCCCCTCACTTGTGGActtgaaatatgaagaaagcccaataaatagaaatcaatattaaatagaTGGGAAATAGGGCTTGAACACAAATTTCCTTAGACCACCTACTCTTATatcattttaaatcattaattgagtattcaaaattttaagctTATAGGTAAAGCTAAATTTAATTGTATGTCATCTAACATGGATTTAGTTTAATATAAcgaggaaatgaaaagagagGATCAGGTAAATAAatccaaaaaacaaaattacaacatcATCAAAATTTAATCAACATATGTTAACCATCGGTAATGGTTAATAGTAATACTAATTGGTCAACTCATAGTCAAATAACATCAGTAATGGTTCAGCTTCGTTTTTCACACTTGAAATATAATACTTAAAACCCAAAAGTTTTCTAAGTGAAGGCTAAAATAGTCATTTACCCAAACTTTTCCTATATTATATAAACCAAAGTTTTGGGTTACAAACTTAGACAACATACTATTctttctatcttcttcttccaatattttcttcttggctttaatttgagagaaataatatattttttccaaaaaaaaatggatttgatgGAAAGTGAATTTAGTAAAAATTATGTGATATTGAAGCCAGAGAATGCAAATTTGTTGGATCTGTTTCTATTCTTACTTCCATTTGGATTAAGAAAGAGAAAGTTCATTGATTGTCCACTTGGCAAAGAAGATCCTTTCAAAAACTTCAGAGATCGATGGCTAATTTTCATCTCCATGTTGCTTCAGTTTATCCTAGCCATCATTGCCACTCCTCTTGCCAAGTTAGACTCATTTCTCCTTAAACTGTTAAACTTCATCTCCTTCAACGGCGGCGTTTCGGGGattctctctaaaattctcAAAGGTATTACATTTAATTTACTTCGATGAAACCGTTTCCAGGGgtgttttataattatttttattttcattatataataataacttagttaattttctttATGTGTAGGAAAGAGTTTTCTGGAGGTTAATGAAGATTCGCCGGAGTATACATCGGTGGTCGGATTTGCAGATTGGAGGAGAGATTTGGATTCGTCAATTAAACCCGACGACACTTTCAGATATTATAGTGCCTTAACTGTAATGGCTGCCAAAGTCTCTTATGAATCCAAACCATTTGTTCAATCCGTCGTAAATGATCGTTGGAAGGTAACTTTATACTCCTTAATTCACcataattccaaaatttactTAACCCCGCCATAATATAACTGCCTCGTAATAATTGTCGGATTTAAAATTTGCTTGCTCTTATAATAATTTTGGATTTCAGGGtacttttgttgtttttttcttatACATCTAACTAGGAATACAAGAAAAATTTACTTAAACTGATCGAAACTTATGGTCAACTCAAGTCGAAACCGGTCGTTTCTAGGTTTCagatagaaaaattaaaaaaacatctaaaaatttgaaaaatcgaACTAACTGATAGTATGTATAAAATATGCATCAATTGTATTTGAAAAGTGCTCCGACCAAGTTGGCAAAAAGGCACTGTGATAACCACTAGGTTTCTCAATCAGCCCGATCTAGTCTCAGTTTTCATGTTTATCCTTCATCGATCAATCGTATTGTCTACAAAAATAGAGTCGAGTCAAACCGCTTATATTTTTACATTATGACGGCCTCTTcaaatagtttatatatataatcaaactatgACTTAGTAACTATATACCTGTAAAATTAAAGTTTGACTCTATATAtcaaataagaaatttaaagattagTTGAATGAATAACTatgataatttaaataatttttttaagctTAAAACTGAAATATAAAAGTTGAAAGTTGAGAGTtgaattcaaatataataaatctACAAATGTGAggattaaataaatatgatctaaactaaaatttgattataaattaatattacagAAGTGATAACTATGtatgatagtttttttttttttttttttttttggtctttgAATGATTAGAAGGATGGTAATGATTTTCCCCCTACCACTTGCAGATGAAGTTGCTGGGTTACTTCAATTTTTGGAATGGTAAGACTTTGAACTTGTATTAAAGGTCATAATTGGATtgtataattaattgattggGTCTTAAGCTGACCAGTTCAATTGGAATACTACTCAATTAATTAACTACATGTTGGTTTAGTGGAGGGTTAATTATGATAATATATATCGTGTGATTTAAGATTTTAAAACGATTACCCTTtctaaaaattagagaaaaaataaGCGACCATTGAATATGAAATAGTGAAAGAGCCGTGAGGTTCTTCTAAGATTTATATAGTTGACAAGGCctaatttttaactttattcGGTAAATAACCTTTGACAATATTTGTCTTCACCAAACCAACTTATGTTGACCTTAAATTTCTCCTTTTATCTTGGACACgtttaatttctctttttttttttcttttttttttaaaatggaatcaaagaatttgataattattcagttttaagatttgaaaatgttgataagattttaaatagtttattataataataaggCTCTTCAATTTCTAGTATCTCTTTAAcacacaacttttcttttttattttatttttattgttgacttttatattatattaagtttattttaattgttcctttttataaaagaaaaataagtgtcattttttataacatttcaacgataaaaaatgatttgtttgataaagatttatttttttgttattagtttctattctttaaaaaaattaaaaacaaataaatacaaaacgTGCTTAATtcaattaacataaaatttggTGACTCCACACAAATGGttgaagatatatatatatatatatatatatatatatatatatatatatatatatataataaaagcaGAGTTGATAagtcattttaattttatatttatatacatGTAATTGGAAagtatatatttgatatttttctttccatttaaaaaaaattggttaataTTTTTTCATCGACTAGTCAATAACTATTAagtaatgattttattttttaattctaagaaataatttttattttttggtatagttttccaatttcattaatatttattttgatttaaaaatcgtttaattttataaaatattagataaaaaaaattttgagaCCAAGTTAGATTCTTTTCTTGAGTTTACAACCAATAGTTTATAGATTTATGACCTCTCAAAGACATATTGCTTAACAAGTTGAACTATATTAAATAAGTTGACAAAGAAATTTAGAACTAAAATAGAATAGGTTAAAAGAGAAAGATATATGATGAAAGAATATAAACATATTTGGCCGAGGAGTAGAGTCGTAGAAGTTCAACTATTTGTTTCGtccaaaatttttttttgaaatctaCAAATTCAATTTCATGACTTCTTAACTTTTTCCATGTAGATTTTGCGACTAAACAACAAACCGTCCCTGTTTGCCCCAAACTTCATTTGGGAGAGAATACCAAAGTTGTTTACAATCTTGCCCAAAAGAACAAAAGAACATAATGAAGACATCAATCCTcatctttatttcaaaaagcCAGCATCAATCAtcttttcataaaaaataatttaactgGACGTagtttttataagaaaatttgatttccctagttcatcaattgtatttaaatgtttaattatccaCCATTCATCTCTATGTAAAAAGAACAAAGTTAAAGcagtaaattaaattaatttttatgtcTCAAATTGTTCAGACTTTCAAGGTAAAGCAACTACTCAAGCCTTTATGTTTGAAAACACAGCCATTGATCCCAATGTAATAGTGGTTGCATTCAGAGGCACCTCCCTTCTTGACTCATACGATTGGCAAGTCGATGCTGACTTCTCTTGGTATGCTTACATTATATTATTACATTTctttcatattattatttaaatttagttttactttttgtatttaaattatatgttaagaTTACTTAGCttggttttcaaatataaatatgCTGAAAAAAAAGTCTAGAAATTTTCATGTGGAAAAACTAGAAACACAATCATTtatgtggaaaaatccaaactggattaaaaaaaattacagtcCACCTAGAAAAAAATTTACCATGTGAATTCTTTTCTACAATCAAATAGATTTGTCTCACTTAAAATGGTTATAGCTTGAAGAATTTAAAACTAAAGTTATAGActttttttatagattttgaaaatcatcattttcttttaacatTTCGACGAGTAACAACTACTATTCCAATATTCAAAATTCTTCCAAATATTGTTGTAAGTTTTGTATTTTATGATGCAATTTTATTAAACCCTAGTCGTCTTTTGTAATCCTTAATATTTACAGGTACGAGATCGAGGGCGTCGGCCGCATCCACAGTGGGTTCATGAAAGCCCTAGGCCTTCAAAAGGCCACAGGATGGCCGAAGGAGCTTCCCAAATCTCAACTACAAGAGTTTGCATATT
This region includes:
- the LOC120086849 gene encoding triacylglycerol lipase OBL1-like; protein product: MDLMESEFSKNYVILKPENANLLDLFLFLLPFGLRKRKFIDCPLGKEDPFKNFRDRWLIFISMLLQFILAIIATPLAKLDSFLLKLLNFISFNGGVSGILSKILKGKSFLEVNEDSPEYTSVVGFADWRRDLDSSIKPDDTFRYYSALTVMAAKVSYESKPFVQSVVNDRWKMKLLGYFNFWNDFQGKATTQAFMFENTAIDPNVIVVAFRGTSLLDSYDWQVDADFSWYEIEGVGRIHSGFMKALGLQKATGWPKELPKSQLQEFAYYTIRQKLRDIAKTNDKARFIITGHSLGGALATLFVTVLSLHDESTILEKLEGIYTYGQPRVGDQQFAKFMVNTVQKYGFKYHRYVYSSDLVPRLPSDAILFKYKHFGRCVFFNTLYRGRIVKEQPNKNYFSLVWVIPKYLSAWWELIRSLIIPLVKGFDYYESLLMKGGRVVGLFIPGLAAHFPLNYVNSTRLGKLNVPDKVEDPILGDDIEDDF